From Solanum lycopersicum chromosome 8, SLM_r2.1, the proteins below share one genomic window:
- the LOC138337997 gene encoding uncharacterized protein — MRIQAWTPTFKPDEETPLVPIWISLPELPWHCYNKEFITSLLSPIGRVLYLDAASINKTRGSQARVKVQVDLTKERPPHIWMGYIGEDITDGRWQKIEYDSIPDYCFYCKHQGHKEMDCIVKQSDEENKQRKATEKNKNRKDSNHNNIGELQTFKAGEKGRREVLHNQPTPENQQQMLQEDWQIQRRRNNHNQQVRFNNDGNVMQQQQPQSGMISIPTKNAYIDLDLQETTSDGEGGEEHIDQTNAHKKQYQAYSTRQYQNQEGINANRDQRSKQQRHETHANRNVQTVYQQDVSTPLGIDSMLPSPAPHYIDKTAVGVAVGGEVGIGQEIDRIAQIRDKGKGKMDEQLSLVENEPPDKSILTNPQEPDSENDYDIDNQSLGEGTVPREDNTSYHYQKGPLIHNSNADEIRDVSEKQGLSPRGRKLMKQNKQASTSDFNVISSTSEKLGGRDYNTNKSLEFISTIEACGLLDMGYNGQKYTWCNHRKDGSRIWKRLDRGMTNDKWLEKMPQTNITHLPSEGSDHCPLLMEMNDNQGNVIKYFRFLNCWIENDSFLSTVEKCWKEEVIGNPMWILHTKLRRLTKTLSNWSKKEYGDVFAKVKQYEDLVKEAEKDLILNSSKENRERLNAVNAHYIKYLKVEYNIHQQKTQLHWLKEGDANSKYFHAVIRGKRKKMMIHKVMDDSGVWIEGEENIAKEACYYFQSIFTGNNEMINEDFIQCIPHMINQDQNLLLDKMPTEEEVRRIIMSMNPHSAPGPDGFCGKFFQVCFDIIKDELMEAVKSFFNGNIMPRYMTHACLILLPKVYHPSKLKEFRPISLSNFTNKIISKIMSSRLASILPLIVSDNQSGFVKGRSISENIMLAHEIIHGIRSPKEGMNVVIKLDMIKAYDRVSWAFTCIVLRKMGFSEVFIDRVWRIMSNNWYSIVINGKRHGFFHSTRGLKQRDPLSPALFILGAEKVNKEKSFFMVTPNTSHGIIEDIKMITGYGKKNSLIKYLGCPLYIGGQRIIYYTDIVEKVIKKVTGWQSKVLNFGGKITLVKHVLQSIPIHILAAISPPKTTINYIKRVIADFFWGIDKDRKKYHWASWENMAYSTIEGGIGIRLLDDICVYFQYKQWWELRTKQSLLSIFIKAKYCQRANILAKKYDTGNSIVWRYLTRIRKDVESHIKWQIQSCTCSFWWDNWIGEGPLAIHGVNISSLNNIVLLKFIVNGNWNERLIRQHVNPLIVPKILQTNINFDEGNADKAIWTPNENGLFTIASAWDIIRKKRHQDPINHIIWHRNIPFKVCFFIWRALKEKLPTNEILQKFDKNENDCYCCYNKGKDDINHILVTSHFAMYIWRYHAAKVGAILSNTNLRNQLLQWRNLHTHNQVCCEDGGKKSSISRVQYGILKDIMQVIKDEGKYKLNTDGSALCDSGKIGGGGILRDHQGKLIYAFSLPFGLGTNNTAELKVVQYGLDWCEQHGYKCIDLEVDSELVYKWINKTINIPWRFQQSVPEILYIGSKMEHFQCQHIYREANTTVDLLAKFSHTLDIPQHYYVTQQLKGIIRGSYILEKMGMHNFRRRKIKRIKHPP, encoded by the exons ATGAGGATTCAGGCTTGGACTCCAACATTCAAGCCTGATGAAGAAACACCCTTGGTTCCAATTTGGATATCCTTACCTGAATTGCCATGGCACTGTTATAACAAAGAGTTTATTACAAGCTTATTGTCTCCAATAGGAAGAGTATTGTATCTTGATGCTGCTTCAATTAACAAGACAAGAGGTAGTCAAGCAAGAGTCAAAGTACAAGTTGATTTAACTAAAGAAAGGCCACCCCATATATGGATGGGATATATTGGTGAGGATATAACAGATGGGAGATGGCAAAAAATAGAATATGATAGTATCCCTGATTACTGTTTCTATTGCAAGCATCAAGGACACAAAGAAATGGATTGCATAGTGAAACAAAGCGATGAAGagaataaacaaagaaaagcaacggagaaaaacaaaaataggaaGGAcagtaatcataataatattggAGAATTGCAAACTTTTAAGGCTGGGGAAAAAGGTAGAAGGGAGGTGCTTCACAATCAACCTACACCAGAGAACCAACAACAAATGTTGCAAGAGGACTGGCAAATACAAAGAAGAAGGAACAATCATAATCAACAAGTTAGATTCAATAATGATGGTAATGTTATGCAACAGCAGCAACCTCAATCAGGTATGATTTCTATCCCAACAAAAAATGCATATATTGATTTGGATTTGCAGGAAACTACTTCTGATGGAGAAGGTGGAGAGGAACATATTGATCAAACTAATGCACATAAGAAGCAATATCAAGCTTACTCTACAAgacaatatcaaaatcaagaagGGATCAATGCAAATAGAGATCAAAGAAGTAAGCAACAAAGACATGAAACTCATGCTAATAGAAATGTACAGACTGTTTACCAACAGGATGTAAGCACTCCTTTAGGTATTGACTCAATGCTTCCCTCCCCTGCACCCCATTATATAGATAAAACTGCTGTTGGTGTAGCTGTTGGAGGTGAGGTTGGAATTGGTCAGGAGATTGATAGAATTGCTCAGATTAGAGATAAAGGAAAAGGTAAAATGGATGAACAGCTGTCTCTTGTTGAGAATGAACCTCCTGATAAATCCATTTTAACTAACCCTCAA GAGCCTGATTCTGAAAATGATTATGATATAGATAATCAATCTTTAGGAGAGGGTACTGTACCTAGGGAGGATAATACCTCTTACCATTATCAAAAAGGCCCCTTAATTCACAATTCTAATGCTGATGAGATTAGAGATGTGTCTGAAAAACAAGGCCTTTCACCTAGGGGAAGGAAGCTTATGAAACAGAATAAACAGGCTAGTACTA GTGATTTTAATGTGATCTCTTCAACTAGTGAAAAACTGGGTGGTAGGGATTACAATACTAACAAAAGTTTAGAATTTATTAGTACTATTGAGGCTTGTGGTTTATTGGACATGGGTTACAATGGTCAGAAGTATACATGGTGTAATCATAGGAAGGATGGTTCAAGAATTTGGAAAAGATTGGATAGGGGTATGACTAATGATAAGTGGCTTGAAAAAATGCCACAAACTAATATCACTCACCTTCCATCAGAAGGATCAGATCATTGCCCCTTACTGATGGAAATGAATGATAACCAAGGAAATGTTATTAAGTATTTCAGATTTCTCAATTGTTGGATTGAGAATGATTCATTTTTATCTACTGTGGAAAAGTGTTGGAAGGAAGAAGTAATTGGGAATCCTATGTGGATCTTACATACTAAGTTGAGAAGATTAACTAAAACCTTAAGTAATTGGTCTAAGAAGGAATATGGAGATGTATTTGCAAAAGTCAAGCAGTATGAAGATTTGGTTAAAGAGGCAGAGAAGGATTTGATTCTGAATAGTAGCAAGGAAAATAGAGAGAGGTTGAATGCTGTTAATGCTCATtatattaagtatttaaaagtgGAATATAATATTCACCAACAGAAGACTCAGCTGCATTGGTTAAAAGAAGGGGATGCTAATTCCAAATATTTCCATGCTGTAATTagaggaaaaaggaaaaaaatgatgatCCATAAAGTAATGGATGACAGTGGTGTATGGATTGAAGGGGAGGAGAATATTGCTAAGGAAGCTTGTTATTATTTTCAAAGCATATTTACAGGCAATAATGAGATGATTAATGAAGATTTTATTCAGTGTATTCCTCATATGATTAACCAGGATCAAAATTTACTTTTAGACAAAATGCCTACTGAGGAGGAAGTAAGAAGGATTATTATGAGTATGAATCCACATTCAGCTCCAGGTCCTGATGGTTTTTGTGGTAAATTCTTTCAAGTATGCTTTGACATTATTAAAGATGAGCTGATGGAAGCAGTAAAGTCTTTCTTTAATGGCAATATTATGCCTAGATACATGACTCATGCATGCCTTATTCTTTTACCTAAAGTATATCATCCCAGTAAGTTAAAGGAGTTCAGACCTATTAGTTTGAGTAATTTTACTAATAAGATTATATCCAAAATCATGAGTTCTAGATTGGCTTCCATTCTACCATTGATTGTCTCTGATAATCAATCAGGTTTTGTAAAAGGGAGGAGTATTTCTGAGAATATAATGTTGGCTCATGAGATTATACATGGTATCAGATCTCCTAAAGAAGGTATGAATGTAGTGATCAAGCTTGATATGATCAAAGCTTATGATAGAGTTTCCTGGGCATTCACTTGTATAGTCTTGAGAAAAATGGGATTTAGTGAAGTATTCATTGATAGAGTTTGGAGAATTATGAGTAATAATTGGTATTCTATTGTGATCAATGGTAAAAGGCATGGTTTCTTCCATTCTACTAGGGGTCTGAAACAAAGAGACCCCTTATCTCCAGCTTTATTCATCTTAGGTGCTGAA AAAGTGAATAAAGAGAAGAGTTTCTTTATGGTTACTCCTAATACTAGTCATGGAATTATTGAGGATATCAAGATGATAACTGGTTATGGAAAGAAGAACAGTCTTATTAAATACTTGGGATGTCCATTATACATTGGAGGGCAAAGGATAATATATTATACTGATATAGTGGAAAAGGTTATTAAAAAAGTTACAGGGTGGCAATCTAAAGTTTTAAACTTTGGAGGTAAAATCACCTTAGTCAAACATGTCTTGCAGTCCATTCCAATTCATATCTTAGCTGCTATTTCTCCTCCTAAGACTACTATCAACTACATTAAAAGAGTTATAGCTGACTTTTTCTGGGGAATTGATAAGGATAGGAAGAAGTATCACTGGGCTTCATGGGAAAATATGGCTTATTCAACTATTGAAGGTGGAATTGGTATAAGGCTGTTGGATGATATTTGTGTATATTTCCAATACAAACAGTGGTGGGAACTTAGAACAAAACAATCCTTATTGAGTATCTTTATAAAAGCCAAATATTGTCAAAGGGCTAATATTCTAGCCAAGAAATATGATACTGGTAATTCTATTGTTTGGAGATACTTAACAAGAATTAGAAAGGATGTGGAATCACATATTAAGTGGCAAATACAATCATGTACTTGCAGCTTCTGGTGGGACAATTGGATTGGAGAGGGACCCCTTGCAATTCATGGTGTTAATATTTCCAGTTTAAATAATATTGTTCTGTTGAAATTCATAGTGAATGGGAATTGGAATGAAAGGCTTATTAGACAACATGTTAACCCCTTGATAGTTCCCAAGATTCTTCAAACTAATATCAATTTTGATGAAGGAAATGCTGATAAAGCAATTTGGACACCTAATGAAAATGGTTTATTTACTATTGCTTCAGCATGGGATATTATTAGAAAGAAAAGGCATCAAGATCCTATTAATCATATTATTTGGCATAGAAATATTCCTTTCAaagtttgtttctttatttggAGAGCTTTGAAAGAAAAACTGCCAACTAATGAGATTCTGCagaaatttgacaaaaatgagaatgattgttattgttgttataataAAGGCAAAGATGATATCAATCACATCTTGGTTACTAGTCATTTTGCTATGTATATTTGGAGATATCATGCTGCAAAAGTGGGAGCAATATTATCAAATACCAATCTGAGAAATCAGCTACTGCAATGGAGGAATCTGCACACTCACAATCag GTGTGCTGTGAAGATGGAGGAAAAAAATCAAGCATTTCAAGAGTCCAATATGGTATCCTTAAAGACATTATGCAAGTTATTAAAG ATGAAGGCAAGTACAAACTTAATACAGATGGGAGTGCACTCTGTGACTCAGGCAAAATTGGTGGAGGAGGTATACTGAGGGATCACCAAGGTAAACTCATTTATGCTTTTTCATTACCTTTTGGATTGGGAACTAACAATACTGCAGAGTTGAAAGTTGTTCAGTATGGTTTGGACTGGTGTGAACAACATGGGTATAAATGCATAGATCTAGAAGTAGATTCAGAGCTTGTCTATAAGTGGATCAACAAGACTATTAACATCCCATGGAGATTCCAACAATCAGTTCCAGAAATTCTGTATATTGGAAGCAAAATGGAACATTTTCAATGTCAACACATCTATAGAGAAGCCAATACTACTGTAGACTTATTGGCTAAATTCAGCCATACTTTGGATATCCCACAACATTATTATGTTACTCAACAGCTCAAAGGAATAATTCGAGGAAGCTATATACTTGAAAAGATGGGAATGCACAATTTTAGAAGAAGGAAAATCAAGAGGATAAAGCATCCACCTTAA